One segment of Panicum virgatum strain AP13 chromosome 3K, P.virgatum_v5, whole genome shotgun sequence DNA contains the following:
- the LOC120697183 gene encoding uncharacterized protein LOC120697183 has protein sequence MQDHVSAYMHRSGEQQAAPSSCDLAAVDDVPANGHKPGKAVTASVYRAKIAGHSRVVTVSWSRDLLSHAFAVAISGADGAAAECRIELRPWQFWRRAGSRRVELGGGASTAPATVRVLWDLRRARFGAGIPEPRGGYYVALEAAGEVVLVQGDMRRDALRRAACAPAEAEAVPVARREHVFGRRRFAAKARFHDQGDVHDIAIECGGGGEGGDADMEMTIAIDGEEAVQVKHLQWKFRGNQSLTFSRAKVEVYWDVHDWLFSAGARPALFIFRPIVLSSASAPAGMAAALLDGTVATTGFCLYLYAWKLD, from the coding sequence ATGCAGGACCACGTGTCGGCCTACATGCACCGGAGCGGCGAGCAGCAAGCGGCGCCGTCGTCCtgcgacctcgccgccgtcgacgacgtTCCGGCCAACGGCCACAAACCCGGCAAGGCCGTCACCGCCTCAGTCTACCGCGCTAAGATCGCCGGCCACTCGCGGGTCGTCACCGTGTCCTGGTCCCGCGACCTCCTTTCGCACGCCTTCGCCGTCGCCATCTCCGgggccgacggcgccgccgccgagtgcAGGATCGAGCTCCGGCCGTGGCAGTTCTGGCGGCGCGCCGGGTCGCGCCgcgtcgagctcggcggcggcgcgtccacGGCGCCCGCGACGGTGCGCGTGCTCTGGGACCTCCGCCGCGCGCGGTTCGGGGCCGGGATCCCGGAGCCCCGGGGCGGGTACTACGTCGCCctcgaggccgccggcgaggtggtcCTGGTCCAGGGCGACATGCGCCGGGACGCGCTCcggcgcgcggcgtgcgcgcccgcggAGGCCGAGGCCGTGCCCGTGGCGCGGCGGGAGCACGtgttcgggcggcggcggttcgcgGCCAAGGCGCGGTTCCACGACCAGGGCGACGTGCACGACATCGCCAtcgagtgcggcggcggcggcgagggcggggacGCCGACATGGAGATGACCATCGCCAtcgacggcgaggaggcggtgcaGGTGAAGCACCTGCAGTGGAAGTTCCGGGGCAACCAGTCGCTCACCTTCAGCCGGGCCAAGGTGGAGGTCTACTGGGACGTGCACGACTGGCTCTTcagcgccggcgcgcggccggcgctcTTCATCTTCCGCCCGATCGTGCTGTCCagcgcgtcggcgccggcggggatggcggcggcgctgctcgacgGGACGGTGGCCACCACCGGCTtctgcttgtacctctacgCGTGGAAGCTCGACTGA